In one window of Osmia lignaria lignaria isolate PbOS001 chromosome 11, iyOsmLign1, whole genome shotgun sequence DNA:
- the LOC117604018 gene encoding odorant receptor 13a-like has translation MFNMQEERYTDTSIKLSTFYMKCIGLWIAENHTEERQRKVAIFYTIWVTLFSSLVECREFYFSWGDLSSTLYVSCNILSCCLTVFKIYVILAHKLEFINLIVYMRDHFWNGKYDLQEKAILVECRKVCTFFTISVTFIGECAVVAYVVTAIVSNIGKNESDRILIFNMWLNSLSITPYYEIMFFLQMISLYHIGVCYFCFDNLFCILSVHVASQFRILQYRFEKLCATDQERNEKLTSAYCTTEFYEKFKNCIRQHQVLINYCNLLEKVYTVMVLGQVTVFSVLICLFGYQILLADAPITRRAIFICLILGSTSLLFMFTYSCHGLIEQSDKVAVAAYSTMWTNLPMTKFGKMLRNDLLMVIQRSRRVCCMTACGFFPVSLETFTTILSTAASYFTLLRNNADCT, from the exons ATGTTCAATATGCAAGAGGAGAGGTACACGGATACGTCAATCAAATTGTCAACCTTCTACATGAAGTGCATCGGTTTATGGATAGCGGAAAATCACACAGAGGAACGTCAAAGAAAAGTGGCTATATTTTACACGATTTGGGTTACTTTGTTTTCTTCGCTCGTTGAGTGCAGAGAGTTCTATTTCTCTTGGGGAGATCTTAGT TCGACACTTTACGTGAGTTGCAACATTCTAAGCTGTTGCCTAACTGTGTTCAAAATATACGTTATACTAGCGCACAAATTAGAgttcattaatttaattgtgTACATGCGCGATCATTTTTGGAATGGTAAATACGATCTTCAGGAGAAAGCGATTCTAGTTGAGTGCAGAAAAGTTTGCACATTTTTCACTATTTCTGTCACTTTCATCGGGGAATGTGCAGTTGTCGCTTATGTTGTGACGGCAATCGTAT cgAATATAGGGAAGAATGAATCGGACAGGATACTAATATTTAACATGTGGTTAAACTCACTGTCAATAACGCCTTACTACGAGATCATGTTTTTTCTTCAG ATGATAAGTTTGTATCACATCGGAGTGTGTTACTTTTGTTTTGACAATCTGTTTTGTATTTTAAGCGTACACGTAGCTAGTCAGTTTCGTATACTTCAATATAGATTCGAAAAATTGTGCGCTACGGATcaagaaagaaacgagaaattgACTTCCGCATATTGTACTACAGAATTTtacgagaaatttaaaaattgcatAAGACAACACCAGGTGCTCATTAACTATTGCAATTTGCTTGAAAAAGTGTACACGGTAATGGTGCTTGGACAAGTGACAGTCTTCAGTGTACTGATATGTTTGTTTGGATACCAAATATTATTG GCGGATGCTCCCATTACAAGACGTGCTATTTTCATATGTCTCATTTTGGGCAGCACGTCTTTGCTGTTTATGTTCACTTATAGTTGCCACGGTTTAATCGAACAAAGTGACAAAGTTGCTGTGGCAGCGTACTCGACAATGTGGACAAACTTGCCGATGACGAAATTTGGTAAAATGCTTCGAAATGATTTGTTAATGGTCATTCAGAGATCAAGACGAGTCTGTTGTATGACTGCATGCGGATTCTTTCCAGTATCATTAGAAACTTTCACAACG ATTCTAAGTACTGCGGCATCGTATTTTACATTACTAAGAAACAATGCAGATTGTACATAA
- the LOC117604010 gene encoding odorant receptor 13a-like yields the protein MTILRVDDVSITFTSFFMKLIGFWLAANRSEQRLRDVTLFYTMFAILFALWIQTVDFYHSREDFGACLYNACNILSLTVPMFKILVLLVHKKKFFNLITYFERNFLHANYDKYEASVLASCKRQCTFFICIFIFFTEITVMSYIGTPIIANIGKNESERELPFNMWVNLPVTMTPYFEIFFTVEALCVYHIGLAYFCFDNILCILSLHLAGQFKILQYRLSSKYIVTHEKNSEKNCSKLLNDSYGTFKGCIRQHQTLIAFCNQLEEVFSLIVLVQVMAFSLLICLDGFQMLLADLPFRRLIFFFHFMATTCQLLMFSYSCDRIIRESMKLAPAVYSGPWLLFPISENGQKIKKDLIMVIMRSNVPCCLTGSGFFMVSLETYTKVLTTAASYFTLLQQTQDTIINIGKNASDRTLIFPMWLNESWNETPYFEIEYVIQVVALSSVQASISFLCFDNIFCIMCLHAAGQFRILQYRMTNIHEVQNAPQNSNNVNKNVLYLSEICLGAFRDCIRQHQTLIDFCKLVDEVFREIMLLQVLIFSMLMCLTGYQTFLETLNVSMRISFASLLVTNICQLWMFTYSCSNMTHASVNVTSAAYGSPWTNQSMDKFGKMIRKDVQFVIMRSSRACYVNAWRFFPISLETFTKIMSTAMSYFTILKQNTLDAANT from the exons ATGACTATTTTACGAGTCGACGACGTCTCCATCACTTTCACGTCGTTTTTTATGAAACTCATAGGATTTTGGCTTGCTGCCAATCGCAGTGAACAACGGCTCAGAGACGTCACACTGTTTTATACCATGTTCGCGATTCTTTTCGCCTTGTGGATTCAGACTGTGGATTTCTATCACTCCCGCGAAGATTTTGGG GCTTGTCTTTATAATGCATGCAACATTTTGTCGCTGACAGTGCCAATGTTTAAGATACTCGTTCTGCTTGTGcacaaaaagaaattttttaatttaattacatatttcgAGCGAAATTTTCTGCATGCAAATTATGACAAATACGAAGCATCGGTGTTGGCCAGTTGCAAACGCCAATGCACTTTTTTCATTtgtatctttattttctttaccgAAATCACCGTTATGTCTTACATCGGTACACCAATTATTG CGAACATCGGAAAGAACGAATCTGAGAGGGAACTTCCGTTCAATATGTGGGTTAATTTGCCAGTGACCATGACACCGtattttgaaatctttttcactGTGGAG gcTCTATGCGTCTATCACATTGGGTTGGCATATTTTTGTTTCGACAATATATTATGCATCCTGAGCCTACATCTGGCTGGACAGtttaaaatattgcaatatagATTATCGAGCAAATATATTGTAACCCATGAAAAGAATTCGGAGAAGAAttgttcgaaacttttaaacgaTTCTTATGGTACCTTTAAAGGATGCATTCGACAGCATCAAACACTCATCGCGTTTTGCAATCAGCTTGAGGAAGTATTCAGTCTGATTGTACTCGTGCAAGTCATGGCATTCAGTTTGTTAATTTGTCTCGATGGGTTTCAAATGCTTCTG GCAGATCTGCCATTCAGACGACTTATCTTTTTCTTCCACTTCATGGCGACCACCTGTCAATTACTGATGTTCTCGTACAGTTGTGACCGCATCATTCGAGAAAGTATGAAATTGGCCCCGGCAGTATATTCTGGACCGTGGCTCCTTTTTCCCATAAGTGAAAACGGACAGAAGATAAAGAAAGATTTGATAATGGTCATCATGAGATCTAATGTACCCTGCTGCCTCACAGGCAGTGGATTCTTCATGGTGTCTTTGGAAACCTACACGAAG GTTTTAACTACAGCTGCATCCTACTTTACACTGTTACAACAAACCCAGGATACTATTA TAAATATTGGAAAGAATGCATCAGATAGGACGCTTATTTTTCCCATGTGGTTAAATGAATCATGGAATGAGACGCCGTACTTTGAAATAGAGTATGTGATACAGGTAGTG GCTCTCAGCTCAGTCCAGGCTTCCATTAGTTTTCTCTGTTTCGACAATATCTTCTGCATCATGTGTCTGCACGCAGCTGGTCAATTTCGCATATTACAGTACAGGATGACCAATATTCACGAAGTGCAAAATGCACCTCAAAATagcaataatgtaaataaaaacgTGTTGTATTTATCGGAGATTTGTTTAGGCGCGTTTAGAGATTGCATTCGGCAACATCAAACCCTCATTGATTTCTGCAAATTGGTCGATGAAGTGTTCAGAGAGATTATGCTTTTGCAAGTGTTAATTTTTAGCATGTTAATGTGTTTGACCGGATATCAAACATTTCTG GAGACGTTGAATGTTTCAATGCGCATTTCTTTCGCATCTTTATTAGTGACGAATATATGTCAACTTTGGATGTTCACATACAGTTGCAGTAACATGACGCATGCAAGTGTAAACGTTACTTCAGCAGCGTATGGATCCCCTTGGACGAATCAGTCCATggataaatttggaaaaatgataCGAAAAGATGTGCAGTTTGTCATTATGAGGTCGTCACGAGCCTGTTACGTAAATGCTTGGCGATTTTTTCCTATTTCCCTTGAAACATTTACTAag ATAATGAGCACCGCAATGTCGTATTTCACGATATTGAAACAGAATACATTGGATGCAGCAAATACATAA